Proteins from a genomic interval of Phlebotomus papatasi isolate M1 chromosome 3, Ppap_2.1, whole genome shotgun sequence:
- the LOC129806706 gene encoding uncharacterized protein LOC129806706, whose protein sequence is MSNRDPEWYFMYFRMDCDQFEWILKRLRPVLERKYVVREPLSAKLRLMVTLRFLATGDSYFTLATCYRIGISTVCKIIQEVCVLLNAHLAHYAFPPLTESTWKTVSDEFAVNWNFPHTCGAIDGKHAKIRAPNNSGSLYWCYKGYFSIVLLGIADAHYRFLYVSIGSYGSSSDGGILKDSQLGRILEAGKINFPKSSPIIPGGENIPYFFVGDEAFGLREWCQVPYAGRFLGQDYQNFNMRLSRARRVIENAFGILSARWRIFHRTICAAPETVDSMIQATVTLHNLLCTSNKHNYAPPKYTDREQNGRLIEGEWREEVRGSILQDIPANIHIGSHNYTRNASRIRDYLKDYVKGNRI, encoded by the exons ATGAGTAATCGAGATCCTGAATGGTATTTTATGTACTTCCGAATGGATTGCGACCAGTTTGAGTGGATTCTGAAACGTCTGAGACCAGTCTTGGAAAGAAAATACGTAGTTCGTGAACCGCTAAGTGCAAAACTCAGGCTTATGGTGACTCTCAG ATTTCTGGCGACAGGAGATTCTTACTTTACTCTGGCTACCTGCTACCGTATTGGTATATCAACAGTATGCAAGATCATACAAGAAGTTTGTGTTCTGCTAAACGCTCATCTAGCCCACTATGCGTTTCCTCCTCTAACAGAATCCACTTGGAAAACGGTTTCTGATGAATTTGCCGTCAATTGGAATTTCCCACACACATGCGGTGCCATCGATGGTAAACATGCAAAAATCAGAGCACCAAATAATAGTGGATCCCTCTACTGGTGCTACAAGGGATATTTCAGTATTGTGCTCCTTGGTATCGCTGATGCTCATTACAGATTTTTGTATGTTAGCATTGGTTCTTATGGATCTTCTTCGGACGGTGGAATTTTAAAGGATTCGCAATTAGGACGTATCTTAGAggcaggaaaaattaattttcccaaAAGTTCTCCCATCATTCCAGGAGGAGAAAATATTCCCTACTTTTTCGTTGGAGATGAAGCATTTGGACTGCGAGAATGGTGTCAAGTTCCCTATGCTGGAAGATTTTTGGGTCAAGACTACCAAAACTTTAATATGAGGCTTTCCAGAGCTCGACGTGTCATTGAAAATGCATTCGGAATCTTAAGTGCGCGATGGCGCATTTTTCATCGTACTATTTGTGCAGCTCCAGAAACAGTAGATTCCATGATACAAGCTACTGTGACTCTCCACAATTTGCTGTGCACTAGTAACAAGCACAATTATGCGCCGCCAAAATACACTGATAGGGAGCAGAATGGTAGATTAATCGAAGGAGAGTGGAGGGAAGAAGTTCGAGGATCAATATTGCAAGACATTCCTGCAAATATTCACATTGGGTCTCACAACTACACTAGGAATGCCAGTCGTATCAGAGATTACTTGAAGGACTATGTAAAGGGCAATAGgatttga
- the LOC129808018 gene encoding uncharacterized protein LOC129808018, giving the protein MKYAREKRKVKQEMPKSGSSGGMKRKYNTKDWELLPIMRFLDKTLERRPVFEQLDVLDVCSTIQESPSIINVPETNLERNSDVPCSLDDEMAEEFPSSFDGRSQNIHPEEDHVAVLDPDISCQQQTLVTENQIPGASKNMCQKNQQKRPLENEFPIATKKARANAKTYEDERRTFINKITEILTTSQTTSNDPKNTEERMAQAYADYVKMRFLNWSKEKMIEGFAMLNETIEEIEKKKM; this is encoded by the exons ATGAAATACGCCAGAGAAAAAAGGAAGGTGAAACAAGAAATGCCGAAATCAGGGTCCAGTGGAGGGATGAAGAGAAAATACAACACAAAAGATTGGGAGCTTCTTCCAATAATGAGGTTCCTGGACAAAACTTTGGAAAGACGTCCAGTTTTCGAACAATTAGATGTCCTTGATGTATGCAGTACGATCCAGGAGAGCCCAAGTATCATAAACGTACCAGAAACTAATTTGGAAAGGAATTCAGATGTTCCTTGTTCACTTGATGATGAGATGGCAGAAGAATTTCCTTCGAGCTttg atggaCGATCACAAAATATTCACCCAGAAGAGGATCACGTGGCCGTTCTTGACCCAGATATATCCTGCCAACAGCAAACACTTGTAACTGAGAACCAAATTCCCGGAGCCTCCAAAAACATGTGTcaaaaaaatcagcaaaaacGTCCATTGGAAAATGAATTTCCGATAGCAACGAAGAAAGCCAGGGCAAATGCAAAAACATATGAAGATGAGAGGCGAACCTTCATCAATAAAATTACTGAGATCCTAACAACATCGCAAACAACATCAAATGACCCGAAGAATACAGAAGAAAGGATGGCACAGGCCTATGCAGACTACGTTAAAATGAGATTTCTTAATTGGAGCAAAGAAAAAATGATTGAAGGATTTGCAATGCTGAATGAAACTATTgaggaaatagagaagaaaaaaatgtag